The following coding sequences are from one Bacillota bacterium window:
- the rplA gene encoding 50S ribosomal protein L1: MDHKEDETELKRGKKFHDAEKFIDPEATYAPDEALDLVKKCSYAKFDETVDASIRLGVDPRHADQMVRGAVVLPHGTGKQVRVVVFAKGDKAREAQEAGANEVGAEDLAEKIKGGWFGFDVAVATPDVMGLVGKLGKLLGPKGLMPNPKTGTVTFDIRQAIADIKAGKIEYRTDKTGIVHAPIGKVSFDTQKLLENFYILMDALMRAKPAAAKGQYLRSIVLSSTMGPGVRVNPQRAQKRSEKMD; the protein is encoded by the coding sequence TTGGACCACAAGGAGGATGAGACAGAGTTGAAGCGAGGCAAGAAGTTTCACGATGCGGAGAAGTTCATTGACCCTGAGGCTACCTACGCCCCGGATGAAGCCCTGGACCTTGTGAAGAAGTGTTCCTACGCCAAGTTCGACGAGACCGTTGACGCCTCAATCCGGCTGGGCGTGGACCCCAGGCATGCCGACCAGATGGTCCGGGGTGCCGTCGTGTTGCCTCACGGAACCGGAAAGCAGGTCAGGGTAGTGGTTTTCGCCAAAGGGGACAAAGCTAGAGAGGCCCAAGAGGCCGGAGCGAACGAGGTAGGTGCTGAGGACCTGGCGGAGAAGATCAAGGGAGGGTGGTTCGGTTTCGATGTAGCCGTGGCTACCCCGGACGTCATGGGTCTCGTAGGTAAGCTGGGTAAGCTACTTGGACCCAAAGGCCTCATGCCCAACCCCAAGACTGGGACGGTCACCTTCGACATAAGGCAGGCTATCGCGGACATAAAGGCTGGCAAGATCGAGTACCGTACTGACAAGACTGGAATAGTCCACGCGCCCATCGGCAAGGTGTCCTTCGACACCCAGAAGCTCTTAGAGAACTTTTACATCCTCATGGATGCCTTGATGAGGGCCAAGCCGGCGGCTGCGAAGGGCCAGTACCTCCGGAGTATAGTGCTTTCCAGCACCATGGGCCCGGGAGTGAGAGTGAACCCCCAGAGGGCTCAGAAGCGTTCGGAGAAGATGGACTGA
- the rplK gene encoding 50S ribosomal protein L11 — protein MAKKITAQVKLQIPAGKATPAPPVGTALGPHGVNIMAFCKEFNERTAKDAGLIIPVSLKVFEDRSFTFECRTPPAAVLLKKAAGLEKASAEPNRAKVAKLNRAKVREIAEMKMPDLNAGSVEAAMRIVEGTARSMGIEVVD, from the coding sequence ATGGCAAAGAAGATTACCGCCCAGGTTAAGCTGCAAATACCCGCTGGCAAAGCCACCCCCGCGCCACCTGTGGGAACCGCCCTTGGCCCCCATGGCGTAAACATAATGGCATTCTGCAAGGAGTTCAACGAGAGAACTGCAAAGGATGCAGGGTTAATCATTCCTGTCAGCCTTAAGGTCTTTGAGGACCGGTCGTTCACGTTTGAGTGCAGGACGCCCCCTGCCGCTGTACTGTTGAAAAAGGCTGCCGGGCTGGAGAAAGCCTCTGCCGAACCCAACAGGGCCAAGGTGGCAAAGCTAAACAGGGCCAAGGTCAGGGAGATCGCCGAGATGAAGATGCCGGACCTGAACGCGGGTAGCGTTGAGGCAGCCATGCGTATCGTGGAAGGAACCGCCCGCAGCATGGGCATTGAAGTAGTGGACTAG